One window from the genome of Engraulis encrasicolus isolate BLACKSEA-1 chromosome 16, IST_EnEncr_1.0, whole genome shotgun sequence encodes:
- the pcmtd1 gene encoding protein-L-isoaspartate O-methyltransferase domain-containing protein 1: MGGAVSAGEDNDDLIDNLKEAKYIRSERVEQAFRAVDRGDYYLDTYRENAYKDLAWKNGNLHLSAPCIYSEVMEALTLRQGLSFLNLGSGTGYLSTMVGLILGPFGVNHGIELHKDVVEYAKERLDSFIRNSDSFDKFEFCEPKFVVGNCLEISSDSHQYDRIYCGAGVQKDHEEYMKIMLKVGGILVVPIEDQLTQITRTGQSSWESKDILAVSFAPLVQQNRAEGSKPETVELPPISIRSLQDLSRIYIRRALRSLIEETNPTTQRAPHKRRRRRCRRGRISTYVFVGNQLIPQPMESEEEDRAEQEIKEEVEEDEDEDEKEGGEEQPLKPEEPRVNLLREKILSLPLPDALKAYLLHYREK; this comes from the exons ATGGGAGGAGCTGTCAGCGCCGGAGAGGACAATGATGACTTGATTGACAATCTCAAGGAGGCAAAGTACATCCGCTCGGAACGGGTGGAGCAAGCGTTCCGCGCAGTCGACCGCGGTGACTACTACTTGGACACCTACAGGGAGAACGCGTACAAGGACCTGGCCTGGAAAAATGGCAACCTACACCTATCGGCGCCGTGCATCTACTCCGAGGTGATGGAGGCCCTCACGCTTCGCCAGGGACTTTCCTTCCTCAACCTGGGTAGCGGCACAGGCTACCTGAGCACCATGGTCGGCCTCATCCTGG GTCCTTTTGGAGTGAACCATGGCATTGAACTGCACAAGGATGTGGTGGAGTATGCCAAGGAGAGACTGGATAGTTTCATTAGAAACAGTGATAGCTTTGACAA ATTTGAATTTTGCGAGCCAAAATTTGTGGTGGGAAACTGTCTAGAAATCTCCTCTGACAGTCACCAATATGACCGCATTTACTGTGGAGCAGGAGTCCAGAAGGACCACGAGGAATACATGAAAATCATGCTGAAAGTCGGCGGCATCCTTGTTGTGCCAATTGAAGACCAG TTAACTCAGATCACCCGGACTGGCCAGAGCTCCTGGGAGAGCAAGGACATCCTGGCCGTCTCCTTTGCACCTCTCGTCCAACAGAACAGAGCTGAAGGCAGCAAACCAGAAACAGTTGAACTCC CTCCCATCTCCATCCGGAGCCTGCAGGACCTGTCGCGCATCTACATCCGCCGCGCGCTCCGCAGCCTGATCGAGGAGACCAACCCCACCACGCAGCGCGCACCCCACAAGCGCAGGAGGCGACGCTGCCGACGGGGACGCATCAGCACCTACGTGTTTGTGGGCAACCAGCTGATCCCGCAGCCCAtggagagcgaggaggaggaccGCGCGGAGCAGGAGatcaaggaggaggtggaggaggacgaggacgaggacgagaagGAAGGGGGTGAGGAGCAGCCGCTGAAGCCAGAGGAGCCGCGCGTCAACCTGCTGAGAGAGAAGATCCTCAGCCTGCCCCTGCCCGACGCCCTCAAGGCCTACCTGCTCCACTACCGGGAGAAGTGA